One Thermoanaerobaculales bacterium DNA window includes the following coding sequences:
- a CDS encoding S8 family serine peptidase, whose protein sequence is MRSTSLPSLLAALCLIGAPASIGPAAGPPPGHRIAPAIIADLAAGVDRFPVIVHLATSAQARTPLDPRSDDGDRLRRDAVRDIVGSELAGLAAALGPDELASVRPFLLQPAYAATLTRRGLLEVIDRPSVIAVEPDLVFTAHTAEGLEMIGAVSLHELGFTGEGTAVAIIDTGIDALHPTLGGLPLPNPKVVRGLDTADLDDDPTDCGGHGTAVASIAAGTSYQWSPQLRFAGGVAPQAKILAYKASPDADCGSFQLSAVVVAIEDALLHRLGDGYQLAAINLSFGAGAFEGPCDGFASSYANAAAAAAEAGVTVVASSGNEGLTDAIAAPACVGEVLSVASVWDTDSGWVGYSFCLDPECEARCDDSFRPAGAVTCYSNASPVLDLLAPSEYLRAARADGQTIEFGGTSGAAAYATGAVALVRHAAPELAPAAVRQLLQLSGDPTFDPRSGLVRPRVNLERALSAADRIHASTAPGMTIAVDPVHPTVSNLDVQQPGLIGSVRVLLQLIHPAPERLEVELVSPSGTRVRLHDHGAGSIPGNGDAPHHDGLWGLYPDELEPADSLGELSGEPAAGSWRLEILDGGPAGPGGELARLVGWAIAIEAAEPPAAPAAATTVIIPVVAHGHGALGSMWRSDVRIFNPSPDTAATARLYFVSAAGDGTPVYRQSELVLAQDTVVSLPDVVARRFAAAAPRGTLLVQSAAAGLLATSRTFTGDWASGSYGQFIGSVHPAQVTGLGEPPLAIAEIAVDPDFRTNLGLSEVAGDSATVTVVRVDGGTGNPRGSPMTFSVPPFSNLQVPISAGPGASPVYAVVEVSAGGGRITAYASLVDNRTGDAVFVPSTRPPSVDRLMIPVVARHPGRNGTQWRSALQVVNLGPMDATLELRLRPRLDVPAPAPASAALGPGQSLSVADVVQDLFGLDQAVGSLEISVGEGTAPIVASSRTFNVTAAGSYGQAVGPVSSGVGPRAVILHVDASASLRTNLGLCEVTGSGVRVRCTLRDEHGRALGQPLSLEPGPFELIQIDDVFAAAGAPPTENARIELEQVSGTGEFTGYASVVDAVTGDAIFVPATPLAP, encoded by the coding sequence GTGCGGTCGACGTCCCTTCCCTCGCTGCTCGCAGCGCTGTGCCTGATCGGCGCTCCTGCCTCGATCGGGCCGGCTGCCGGGCCACCGCCCGGCCACCGGATCGCGCCGGCGATCATCGCCGACCTCGCGGCCGGCGTTGACCGGTTCCCGGTGATCGTCCACCTCGCGACCTCGGCCCAGGCCCGGACCCCCCTGGACCCCCGGTCGGACGATGGCGACCGGCTGCGTCGCGACGCGGTGCGGGACATTGTCGGCTCGGAGCTGGCCGGGCTGGCGGCCGCCCTGGGCCCGGATGAGCTCGCATCGGTGCGCCCGTTCCTGCTCCAGCCGGCCTACGCGGCGACGCTGACGCGGCGCGGGCTGCTCGAAGTGATCGACCGCCCTTCGGTGATCGCAGTCGAGCCCGATCTGGTGTTCACCGCACACACCGCCGAGGGGCTCGAGATGATCGGCGCCGTCAGCCTGCACGAGCTCGGGTTCACCGGGGAAGGCACCGCGGTCGCGATCATCGACACCGGAATCGATGCCCTGCACCCGACGCTCGGCGGGCTCCCGCTGCCGAACCCGAAGGTGGTTCGCGGGCTCGACACGGCCGACCTCGACGACGACCCGACGGACTGCGGCGGCCACGGCACTGCGGTGGCCTCCATCGCCGCCGGCACCTCCTACCAGTGGAGCCCGCAGCTGCGGTTCGCGGGCGGCGTCGCTCCCCAGGCGAAGATCCTGGCGTACAAGGCGAGCCCGGACGCCGACTGCGGCTCGTTCCAGCTGTCGGCGGTGGTGGTTGCGATCGAGGACGCCCTGCTCCACCGGCTCGGCGACGGCTACCAGCTGGCGGCGATCAACCTGTCGTTCGGCGCAGGCGCCTTCGAGGGGCCCTGCGACGGCTTCGCGTCGAGCTATGCGAACGCGGCGGCGGCCGCCGCCGAGGCCGGCGTCACGGTGGTCGCATCGTCGGGGAACGAAGGCCTGACGGACGCGATCGCGGCCCCGGCGTGCGTCGGCGAGGTGCTGAGCGTGGCCTCGGTCTGGGACACCGACTCGGGCTGGGTCGGCTACAGCTTCTGCCTCGATCCCGAGTGCGAGGCGCGCTGCGACGACAGCTTTCGGCCGGCCGGTGCGGTCACCTGCTACAGCAACGCAAGCCCGGTCCTCGACCTGCTCGCGCCCTCGGAGTACCTGCGCGCCGCCCGCGCCGACGGCCAGACCATCGAGTTCGGAGGCACCTCCGGAGCCGCTGCCTACGCCACCGGAGCGGTCGCCCTGGTCCGCCACGCGGCGCCGGAGCTCGCCCCGGCGGCCGTCCGCCAGCTGCTCCAGCTCAGCGGAGACCCGACCTTCGACCCGCGCAGCGGCCTGGTCCGGCCGCGGGTCAACCTGGAGCGAGCGCTGTCGGCCGCCGACCGCATTCACGCCTCGACCGCACCCGGCATGACAATCGCGGTCGACCCCGTCCACCCGACGGTGTCGAACCTGGACGTCCAGCAGCCGGGGCTGATCGGCTCGGTGCGGGTCCTGCTCCAGCTCATCCATCCGGCGCCGGAGCGGCTGGAGGTGGAGCTGGTGAGCCCCTCGGGCACCCGGGTTCGATTGCACGACCACGGGGCAGGCTCGATTCCGGGCAACGGGGATGCGCCGCACCACGATGGGCTCTGGGGCCTGTACCCCGACGAGCTGGAGCCGGCCGACAGCCTCGGCGAGCTCTCCGGCGAACCCGCGGCCGGGAGCTGGCGCCTCGAGATCCTCGACGGCGGGCCGGCGGGCCCCGGCGGCGAGCTCGCCCGTCTCGTCGGCTGGGCGATCGCCATCGAGGCCGCCGAGCCGCCGGCCGCGCCCGCGGCCGCGACCACCGTCATCATCCCGGTCGTCGCTCACGGCCACGGCGCTCTCGGGTCGATGTGGAGGTCCGACGTCCGCATCTTCAACCCTTCCCCGGACACCGCGGCCACGGCCCGGCTGTACTTCGTGTCGGCGGCCGGGGACGGCACCCCGGTCTACCGCCAGAGCGAGCTTGTCCTCGCCCAGGACACGGTCGTCTCGCTCCCGGATGTGGTGGCCCGCCGCTTCGCTGCGGCCGCGCCGCGGGGGACCCTGCTGGTGCAGTCTGCCGCGGCCGGGCTGCTCGCGACCTCGCGGACCTTCACCGGGGACTGGGCGTCCGGGAGCTACGGCCAGTTCATCGGCAGCGTGCACCCCGCTCAGGTCACCGGGCTGGGAGAGCCGCCGCTGGCGATCGCGGAGATCGCCGTCGATCCCGACTTCCGCACCAACCTCGGGCTGAGCGAGGTCGCTGGCGACAGCGCCACGGTGACCGTGGTCAGGGTCGACGGCGGCACTGGCAATCCCCGGGGATCGCCCATGACCTTCAGCGTCCCGCCGTTCTCGAACCTCCAGGTGCCGATCTCGGCCGGCCCCGGTGCGTCGCCGGTCTACGCGGTGGTGGAGGTCTCGGCAGGCGGGGGACGAATCACGGCGTATGCGTCGCTGGTTGACAACCGGACCGGCGACGCGGTGTTCGTCCCGTCGACCCGGCCGCCGTCTGTCGACCGCCTCATGATCCCGGTCGTGGCGCGGCATCCGGGCCGCAACGGCACCCAGTGGCGCAGTGCGCTCCAGGTCGTGAACCTGGGCCCGATGGACGCCACTCTCGAGCTCCGCCTGCGGCCGCGACTCGACGTCCCGGCGCCGGCCCCCGCCAGCGCGGCGCTGGGGCCCGGGCAGTCACTGTCCGTCGCCGATGTGGTGCAAGACCTCTTCGGCCTCGACCAGGCGGTCGGCTCGCTCGAGATCAGCGTCGGCGAGGGGACGGCCCCGATCGTCGCCAGCTCGCGGACCTTCAACGTGACTGCGGCCGGCAGCTACGGCCAGGCGGTGGGCCCGGTGAGTTCCGGCGTCGGCCCTCGGGCGGTGATCCTGCACGTCGACGCTTCGGCCTCGCTGCGGACCAACCTCGGGCTCTGCGAGGTCACCGGATCCGGGGTGCGGGTGCGCTGCACGCTCCGCGACGAGCACGGCCGCGCTCTCGGCCAGCCCCTGTCCCTCGAGCCCGGTCCGTTCGAGCTCATCCAGATCGACGACGTGTTCGCGGCCGCCGGTGCCCCGCCCACCGAGAACGCCCGCATCGAGCTCGAGCAGGTCTCGGGTACCGGCGAGTTCACCGGCTACGCCTCGGTGGTCGACGCGGTCACCGGGGACGCGATCTTCGTGCCCGCGACGCCGCTGGCGCCGTGA